DNA sequence from the Pseudoduganella plicata genome:
AACAGCGCCATCGCCGACATGGACAGCGTGACGCAGCAGAACGCCGCGCTGGTCGAGGAAGCCGCCGCCGCCGCCGCGTCGCTGCGCGAGCAGGCCGCCGCGCTGGCGGGCGTGGTCAGCGTCTTCAAGCTGCAGTAAATAAAAAAACCGGTGACAGGCTCCGTTTTTGAACAATCGGAGCCTGTCACCGGTTCAGTGGGCTCTGACGCCGCGCACTGCGAATCAGTTCTAAAACCGGTGACAGGCTCCCTTTTCTAATAGGAGCCTGTCACCGGTTTCTTCATGTCCGGGGCGGCGGCGCCCGCGTCAGTCCTTCAAATCCGCCGGGACCTTGCCGCCATTGGCGGCCAGCTTGTTCATCACCTGCCGGTGCAGCCAGATGTTCATCTTGGCCGAATCGCCCATATCGCCCGAATAGTGCAGTTCCTGCGCCAGCTCCTTGCGCGACTGCAGGCTGCTGTCCAGGTCCAGCAACTTCAGCAGGTCGACGATCGACGTGCGCCAGTTCAGCGGCTGGCCGGCCTGCTGGGCTTTCTGGTTCAGGATCGCCTCGACGTCCACCTCGGCCATCGCGGCGGGGGCGGCAGCCGCTTGTGCCGAAGGCGCCGCCGGTGCCGGTGCCGGCGCGGCAGGGGAGGCCGCAGCCGGCGCGGTCTGAGGCGCAGGTGCGGGCGCAGCGGCAGGAGCGGCCGGCTTCTGCTGCACGGCCGGATGCGACGACGGGAAGATCTTGTGGAAGATATTGCTCAGGATACCCATATGCAGCTCCTTGTTCGAGTTGGAAGAAATCAGTTCCGGTGCGACTGGGCGATCTTGCCCAGCACGATGGCCAGCGCGGCGCCGCCCAGCGCTTTCACCAGCGTGGGATGTTCCGCGTAGAAGTTGCCCATGTGGTCGACGATGCCGGGGTTGTGCTGTTCGGCCGTGGCGGCGATTTCCTGCACTTGCGCCGGCGTGATCTGTTCGGCCTGTTCCGGCGTCACCTGCGGTTGCGCGCCGCCCTTGAACAGGCTGCCCACGCCACCGGCCAGCGAGGCCAGCATCGCCGGGCTGACATTGGCCAGCAACTGGTTCAGCATGCCGGCGCGCTGGGTCGGATCGCTGCGGCCGAACAGCTGGCTGACCAGCGTTGCGAACGGCGGCGTCTGGTCCGAGCGCAGCGCTTCCGTCACGCCTTGCGCCACCGATGCTTTCGGCGCCTGCTGCGCGACGTTGCCGAAGTCCTTCTCCGCCCGCGCAGGGTCGGCTGCGCCTCCCAGGTACTGCTGCAGCATGTTACCGAGATCGAATGCCATTGCTCACTCCTGTGTTGTCTGCAAAACGCCAGCGTAGGGCAGCGGCAGGGCGGGGTCTGTTCGCGGTTTAACCCAGGCTATGGCGCGGTGGTTTCGACAGCGATCATGTTGTCGCCGGGCTTGCGATCGATCAGCTTGTTGTCCGGGTCGATGCCGGCGCGAGCCGGACGTCGGGCCACGATCGTCCTGTACGTGGTCTCGCGCTGGTTCATCAGCTTGCGTTCGCGCGCCAACGGCTTGCCGTCCTTGTCGTCCACGCCGATGTCGATGAAGTCCGCCAGCGGCGCTTCCTTCTCGGACCCGAGGCCGTCCGCGCGCAGCTTGGCCGCGTGTACCGTCAGCGTCACGTCGTAACGGCCGTCCGCGCGCCTGCCGTACGTGGCCGTCAGCGCCCGGTTGTCGTACAGGACGATGGCGTTGAACAGGTCGTCGACGAGGTAGGCCTGGGCTGGCGGCACGACGGCACGCAGGCCGTCCACCAGCGCTGTCACGCTCGGGTAAGGCCCGTTGCGGAAGGCGTACTGCCGCAGCAGTTGCCGCAGCAGTGCGTTGATGCGTTCCTCGCCGACGATGTCCTGCAGCTGGTACATCGCCAGGCTGCCCTTGCGATAGTGGATGTAACCCTGGTTCTCGTTGTCGGCCAGCGGCAGCTCCGTCTTGTTCTCCATCGCGCGGCCCATCAGGTACATGTCGAGGTCATAGCGCAGGAAGCGGCGCATCCGTTCCGGGCCGAACGTTTTCTTCATCACCATCAGCGCCGAATACTCCGCCAGCGTTTCGGAAAGCACGGTGGCGCCGCGCGTATTGCCGCCCACCAGCTGGTGTCCCCACCACTGGTGCGCCACCTCGTGGGCCGTCACATAATAGGGATAGTCGATGTCTTTCGGATTCTTCTCGTCCACTTTGGCGATGAAGCCCATGCTTTCCGAGAAGGGCACCGTGTTCGGGTAGGACTGCGCATATCGCTCATACGCCGGGAATTCGACGACGCGCAGGATCTTGTGCTGGTACGGCCCGAAGTTGCGGGTGTTGTAATCGAGCGCGTCGCGCACGCCGCGCGTGATGCGGTCCAGGTTGTACTCGTGGCCAGGATGGTAGTAGACCTCGATGCCGACGTCCTGCCACCAGTCGTGCCGCGTGGCATAGCGCGCCGACTGGAACGAATAGAAGTTCAGGATCGGCTTGTCCGTCCGATAGTGGAAATAACGCCGCCCGGCGCGCGTCCATTCCTTCACCAGCGTGCCGGGAGCGATCGCGGTCTGGCCGGCGGCGGTGCCGATGACGGCGTCGAACGTGGCCCAGTCGGCGTCGCTGCTCATCACATTGTCCGCCAGCCCTTTCGGATCGTCGCGCGCGGGCTGGCGTGCCTGCGGTTGCAGGCCGTGCCTGCGGCGGTCGCGCGGGTCGGCCAGTTCGTAGTCGCGCTGGTAGCCGATGTGCGGCAGCACGCTGTTGTTGAAGAACGTGCCGTTGGCAACGACGGGCGTGTCCTGGCCCAGGCCGAATATGCCCTTCGGTTCGTAGACGACCTCGAACTCCAGCGGCAGCGTGGCGCCCGGCGCCAGCGGCGTCGCCAGCGCATAGGCATGCATGCCCAGCGCCGCATCGTTCAATGTCGCGCGGGCCGGCACGCCGAAGCGCAGCGGCCGCATCGCCGCATGCGGTTCCTGCGTGACGTAGACGGTGCCGATCGGCTGCGTGCCGCGGTTCTCCAGCAGGTAACGGCCACGCGCCACGAGGCGGCGCTGGTCCGGCATCATCTCCACGCTCAGCTTCACATCGGCGATGCGCGGCTGCGGCAGCGCGGCGATCTTCTTGTACTGCTTCTCGTAGTCGGCCCGGTTGGCGCCCTGCCGATAAGCCGTCTCGAACTTGTTGGCGACGTTCAGGTTGTAGAACAGGACGGCGCCGGTAGCAGCGAACAGCAGGGCGCCGGCGCCGAACGTGGCGATCACGGGCATCGTCAGCGCGTGGCGTGCGAGGCGGCGGCGTGTGTGCCATTCCTCGCTCACGCCGCGCGGCCAGAACACCAGCGTCAATACGGACAGCATCAGCGCCGCGCCGCCCCAGTACAGCTGGTACCAGCGCTCGCGCAGCAGGAAGTGGCCGTAGCCATTCATGTCGGAATAGCGGATTTCCGGAGTGACGCCGTACAGCACCAGCGGGTGTTCCAGGCCCAGGCCGGCCAGCGTGATGGTGGCGATGTAGTAGAGGATCATCGCGCAGTACGCGACATATTTGTGGCCAAGCAGGACCTGCGCGGCAATCGCCAGGACGGCAACCAGCGCGTAATACGGCAGCTCGATGGTGTACAGCTGCGTGAGGTACAGGCCGGGCTCGAAATCGAAGTAGCCGTTGAAGACCTGGATCGACATCCCGCACAGCATGACGACCAGCAGCAGCAGCGCCTGCAGGCCGATCAACGCGCCCAGTTTCGACACCATCGGCAGCCAGCTCGGCACGGGCAGCGCGTCGAGCAGCTGCGACATGCGGTGCTCGCGCTCGCGCCAGACCAGCTCCCCGGCATAGAACGTCGTGATGACGAGCATGAACGGCGTAAACGTCTTGCGCACCATTTCCAGCACCACGTACGTCAGTGGATAGGTGTTGGTGCCCCAGATCGAACCCATGTCCAGCGCACCGGCGTACATCGTCAGCACGCCCGCCAGCACCAGCACGAAGAAGTAGATGTTTTTCGTCGTCTCGCGCAGGTTCAGCCAGGTGAACTGCGCCAGCAGCAACGGCAGGCTGCGGGCCTTGAAGTCGGGCGGCTCGACGGAGCGGGCGGCCGTCGTCGTAATGCGCAGCGGGGCGTCGCTGTCGCCGCGGGCGGCCGTGCCGCCGTCGAGCGTGCCGACGAAATGGAAGCGCCAGTAGCCCAGCATCAGCGCGACCAGCGAGAACGAGCACCAGATGACGCGGTTGAGAAGGTAGACGCCTTCGGGCAGCACCAGGCGCGTATTGCGTTCCGCGATGGGCCAGTATTCCGTCAGGCGGATCACGGCGGCCGTGCCGAACGGATCGATCAGCGCGGCCAGGGTCTTGTAATCGAGGTCGCGCGCCAGGCTGGGCGCGACGATGTACCCGATCAGCATGACGACGCTGCTGACGTAGACGGGCAGCATGCGCCGCGTCAGCGCCGCCAGCACGTAGAAGATGGCGCCGAAGATGAACAGGTTGGGCAGCAGCGCGACGAAGTACGACAGCACGTACGCCTGAAGCCGGAACGGGCCGAGGCGGTCCGGGTCGACGCCCGGCAGCCAGGTGCCGAGCACATGGCCCAGCGGGACGCTGAGGAAGATCGCGGCCAGCACCAGCCACGCACCGAGGAAGCGGCCCAGCATGTACTGGTGCTTGCGGATCGGCGCCGTGAAGAAGAAGTGGTGCATGTCGTATTCGAAGTCCTGCTGCACCGCGCGGCCCATCATCGCCGCGACGACGACGACGCCCAGGCACGCCAGCGCGCTGGCCGTGAACATGATGGGCATGGGCGCGTTGATCAGGACCCGGCCGCCGAAGGAAACGGTGGCGTTCTTGAAGACGCCGCCGGCCGCGCCGGCCCAGAGCAGCGACAGCGACAGGAACATCAGGAAGTAGACCCACGTCGAGAG
Encoded proteins:
- a CDS encoding ABC transporter permease/M1 family aminopeptidase, with product MTALLSIALFEARQRFRLLSTWVYFLMFLSLSLLWAGAAGGVFKNATVSFGGRVLINAPMPIMFTASALACLGVVVVAAMMGRAVQQDFEYDMHHFFFTAPIRKHQYMLGRFLGAWLVLAAIFLSVPLGHVLGTWLPGVDPDRLGPFRLQAYVLSYFVALLPNLFIFGAIFYVLAALTRRMLPVYVSSVVMLIGYIVAPSLARDLDYKTLAALIDPFGTAAVIRLTEYWPIAERNTRLVLPEGVYLLNRVIWCSFSLVALMLGYWRFHFVGTLDGGTAARGDSDAPLRITTTAARSVEPPDFKARSLPLLLAQFTWLNLRETTKNIYFFVLVLAGVLTMYAGALDMGSIWGTNTYPLTYVVLEMVRKTFTPFMLVITTFYAGELVWREREHRMSQLLDALPVPSWLPMVSKLGALIGLQALLLLVVMLCGMSIQVFNGYFDFEPGLYLTQLYTIELPYYALVAVLAIAAQVLLGHKYVAYCAMILYYIATITLAGLGLEHPLVLYGVTPEIRYSDMNGYGHFLLRERWYQLYWGGAALMLSVLTLVFWPRGVSEEWHTRRRLARHALTMPVIATFGAGALLFAATGAVLFYNLNVANKFETAYRQGANRADYEKQYKKIAALPQPRIADVKLSVEMMPDQRRLVARGRYLLENRGTQPIGTVYVTQEPHAAMRPLRFGVPARATLNDAALGMHAYALATPLAPGATLPLEFEVVYEPKGIFGLGQDTPVVANGTFFNNSVLPHIGYQRDYELADPRDRRRHGLQPQARQPARDDPKGLADNVMSSDADWATFDAVIGTAAGQTAIAPGTLVKEWTRAGRRYFHYRTDKPILNFYSFQSARYATRHDWWQDVGIEVYYHPGHEYNLDRITRGVRDALDYNTRNFGPYQHKILRVVEFPAYERYAQSYPNTVPFSESMGFIAKVDEKNPKDIDYPYYVTAHEVAHQWWGHQLVGGNTRGATVLSETLAEYSALMVMKKTFGPERMRRFLRYDLDMYLMGRAMENKTELPLADNENQGYIHYRKGSLAMYQLQDIVGEERINALLRQLLRQYAFRNGPYPSVTALVDGLRAVVPPAQAYLVDDLFNAIVLYDNRALTATYGRRADGRYDVTLTVHAAKLRADGLGSEKEAPLADFIDIGVDDKDGKPLARERKLMNQRETTYRTIVARRPARAGIDPDNKLIDRKPGDNMIAVETTAP
- a CDS encoding DUF3597 domain-containing protein, producing MGILSNIFHKIFPSSHPAVQQKPAAPAAAPAPAPQTAPAAASPAAPAPAPAAPSAQAAAAPAAMAEVDVEAILNQKAQQAGQPLNWRTSIVDLLKLLDLDSSLQSRKELAQELHYSGDMGDSAKMNIWLHRQVMNKLAANGGKVPADLKD